In one window of Canis lupus baileyi chromosome 12, mCanLup2.hap1, whole genome shotgun sequence DNA:
- the DENND2C gene encoding DENN domain-containing protein 2C isoform X3: MHPTGNMDAGFSRSAVQTLSRSHCKNIKQKISQWEGRTNGISHAEKWQPKDFGVRYNNYHQEILLKKTPVAEGKSIKLDVTNSHNVGLDTNKDATRHDQAEDESKKHGNDDDAHPFRKESESSWVCSRVKQIENGKEVALDPETSLPPGNFYTSQILWKKIEALPPDKVFTLSLEHCDSSEKELDFRVLDGSYGITKSLENVYSEPEGQECGPSINPLPKPRRTFRYLSESGDMPCKERNCDRKYCENNSCAESSLASSQEPEPKKYGRKIRGRSKRKSFEFEDIQHFRNRNSQKIHEELGRNSGSALYYTQSEDNIYEDIIYPTKENPYEDIPVQPLPMWRSPSAWKLPPPKSAFRAPKLPPKPQFLHRKTMELKTSQAYLRSKLTKDTTLPVTLTEWKLFRAGEVANRKKKNLPRLVLKIADIFESKRGKKRVKLHPYTGKEVPPSKGETSGNESDAEYLPKNRHKRLAQLQQSSKRNPHYQTLERDLIELQEQQLFELFVVVSLQKKPSEISYIPQVIQQFPSKGDHGFKQSKDTEERLKVIPKFCFPDSKDWVPTSELKSETFSFVLTGEDGSRWFGYCKKLLPEGKGKRLPEVYCMVSRLGCFNLFSKILDEVEKRREMSPALVYPFMRSVMEAPFPAPGRTITVKSYLPGAGDGVLIVDLCADKFLQEVSDEDEILPPKLQAALLQILEERNEILAQEQNFSQADVTLNSLVSEAFVRFFVELVGHYSLSMTVTEHGERVFQREPFRKSHTSRSVRHFLDLFMETQMFAGFIQDRELRKTGVKGLFEVRALQYLETIPESEPSGVNRILRSLGSKMKFLQKK, translated from the exons ATGCACCCAACTGGGAACATGGATGCTGGTTTTTCTCGTTCTGCTGTTCAGACACTGTCAAGAAGCCACTGcaaaaacatcaaacaaaaaaTTTCTCAGTGGGAAGGAAGAACTAATGGTATATCTCATGCAGAGAAGTGGCAGCCAAAGGACTTTGGAGTGAGATACAATAACTATCATCAAGAGATTCTTCTTAAGAAAACTCCTGTTGCTGAAGGAAAGAGCATAAAGTTGGATGTAACCAACTCTCATAATGTTGGCCTGGATACTAACAAAGATGCTACAAGGCACGATCAAGCTGAGGATGAAAGCAAGAAACATGGCAATGATGATGATGCTCACCCCTTTAGAAAGGAATCGGAATCCAGTTGGGTATGTTCTCGGGTCAAACAGATTGAAAACGGGAAAGAAGTTGCTTTGGATCCAGAGACTTCCTTACCTCCTGGAAATTTCTATACCTCACAGATACTGTGGAAGAAAATAGAAGCACTCCCCCCAGATAAAGTCTTCACTTTGTCTTTAGAACATTGTGATTCTTCAGAAAAAGAACTGGATTTCCGAGTTTTGGATGGCTCATATGGAATAACCAAGAGCTTAGAAAATGTTTACTCTGAACCCGAGGGACAAGAATGTGGACCTTCTATAAATCCTCTGCCCAAACCTCGTAGGACATTCAGATATTTGTCTGAATCCGGTGATATGCCatgtaaagaaagaaactgtgacagaaaatactgtgaaaataatTCTTGTGCAGAGTCTTCTTTGGCCTCTTCTCAGGAACCTGAACCAAAGAAATATGGCAGAAAAATCAGAGGGAGATCTAAAAg GAAATCCTTTGAGTTTGAGGATATTCAGCACTTTCGAAATCGGAACTCACAGAAGATTCATGAAGAACTTGGAAGAAATTCTGGCTCAGCACTTTATTACACACAGTCGGAGGACAATATCTATGAGGATATCATAT ATCCCACCAAAGAAAATCCATATGAAGATATTCCAGTGCAGCCTTTGCCCATGTGGAGATCCCCTTCGGCATGGAAGCTACCACCCCCTAAAAGTGCTTTCAGAGCACCAAAG CTTCCTCCCAAACCTCAGTTCCTCCACCGGAAGACTATGGAACTGAAAACCTCCCAAGCTTATTTACGGTCAAAGCTTACAAAGGATACCACTTTGCCTGTCACTTTAACTGAATGGAAGCTTTTCCGAGCTGGAGAAGTtgcaaacaggaaaaagaaaaatcttccaaGG CTTGTATTGAAAATCGCTGACATATTTGAATctaagagagggaaaaagagggtAAAGTTACACCCATATACTGGAAAAGAAGTACCTCCTTCAAAAG gcgAAACCAGTGGGAACGAAAGTGATGCCGAGTATCTGCCAAAGA ATCGCCACAAACGCTTAGCGCAATTGCAGCAGTCTTCCAAGAGGAACCCTCACTACCAGACCTTGGAGAGGGATCTCATTGAGTTACAGGAGCAGCAGCTCTTTGAACTTTTTGTGGTGGTGTCTCTACAGAAGAAACCATCAGAAATAAGCTACATTCCCCAGGTCATACAGCAGTTCCCTAGCAAG GGTGATCATGGCTTTAAGCAGTccaaagacacagaagagaggctcAAAGTCATTCCCAAATTTTGTTTTCCCGACTCAAAGGACTGGGTGCCAACCTCAGAACTCAAGAG tgaaacaTTCTCCTTTGTCTTAACTGGTGAAGATGGGAGCCGTTGGTTTGGTTACTGTAAGAAGCTCTTG ccagAAGGCAAAGGGAAGCGACTACCTGAGGTGTACTGCATGGTTAGTCGCCTCGGCTGCTTCAACCTTTTTTCCAAG ATTTTGGATGAggtagagaagagaagagaaatgtcTCCAGCCCTGGTTTACCCATTCATGCGAAGTGTCATGGAAGCTCCTTTCCCGGCTCCTGGACGCACCATCACAGTTAAGAGTTACCTCCCTGGTGCTGGTGATGGG GTGCTGATAGTTGATCTCTGTGCAGACAAGTTCTTACAGGAG GTATCTGATGAGGACGAAATTCTGCCTCCTAAACTCCAGGCTGCCCTGTTGCAGATTTTGGAAGAACGAAATGAAATCTTGGCTCAGGAGCAGAATTTTTCACAAG caGATGTGACACTTAACTCGCTGGTATCTGAGGCATTTGTGAGGTTTTTTGTGGAGCTGGTGGGACATTATTCCTTGAGCATGACTGTCACGGAGCATGGGGAACGTGTATTCCAAAGGGAACCATTCCGTAAATCCCACACCTCCCGAAGTGTACGCCACTTCCTGGATCTCTTCATGGAAACGCAGATGTTTGCAGGCTTCATCCAGGACCGAGAGCTTCGGAAAACTGGGGTGAAAG GTTTGTTTGAGGTCCGGGCCCTCCAGTATTTGGAAACAATTCCAGAGTCTGAGCCCAGCGGGGTGAATAGAATTTTGCGGAGTCTTG GAAGTAAAATGAAATTCCTGCAGAAGAAATGA
- the DENND2C gene encoding DENN domain-containing protein 2C isoform X2, which produces MHPTGNMDAGFSRSAVQTLSRSHCKNIKQKISQWEGRTNGISHAEKWQPKDFGVRYNNYHQEILLKKTPVAEGKSIKLDVTNSHNVGLDTNKDATRHDQAEDESKKHGNDDDAHPFRKESESSWVCSRVKQIENGKEVALDPETSLPPGNFYTSQILWKKIEALPPDKVFTLSLEHCDSSEKELDFRVLDGSYGITKSLENVYSEPEGQECGPSINPLPKPRRTFRYLSESGDMPCKERNCDRKYCENNSCAESSLASSQEPEPKKYGRKIRGRSKRKSFEFEDIQHFRNRNSQKIHEELGRNSGSALYYTQSEDNIYEDIIYPTKENPYEDIPVQPLPMWRSPSAWKLPPPKSAFRAPKLPPKPQFLHRKTMELKTSQAYLRSKLTKDTTLPVTLTEWKLFRAGEVANRKKKNLPRLVLKIADIFESKRGKKRVKLHPYTGKEVPPSKGETSGNESDAEYLPKNRHKRLAQLQQSSKRNPHYQTLERDLIELQEQQLFELFVVVSLQKKPSEISYIPQVIQQFPSKGDHGFKQSKDTEERLKVIPKFCFPDSKDWVPTSELKSETFSFVLTGEDGSRWFGYCKKLLPEGKGKRLPEVYCMVSRLGCFNLFSKILDEVEKRREMSPALVYPFMRSVMEAPFPAPGRTITVKSYLPGAGDGSIELCRPLDSRLEHVDFECLFKCLSVCHLIRVCASLLLERRVIFVANSLSTLSKCGHAVVATLYPFTWQHTYIPVLPASMIDIVCSPTPFLIGILSCSLPQLQDLPIEEVLIVDLCADKFLQEVSDEDEILPPKLQAALLQILEERNEILAQEQNFSQDVTLNSLVSEAFVRFFVELVGHYSLSMTVTEHGERVFQREPFRKSHTSRSVRHFLDLFMETQMFAGFIQDRELRKTGVKGLFEVRALQYLETIPESEPSGVNRILRSLGSKMKFLQKK; this is translated from the exons ATGCACCCAACTGGGAACATGGATGCTGGTTTTTCTCGTTCTGCTGTTCAGACACTGTCAAGAAGCCACTGcaaaaacatcaaacaaaaaaTTTCTCAGTGGGAAGGAAGAACTAATGGTATATCTCATGCAGAGAAGTGGCAGCCAAAGGACTTTGGAGTGAGATACAATAACTATCATCAAGAGATTCTTCTTAAGAAAACTCCTGTTGCTGAAGGAAAGAGCATAAAGTTGGATGTAACCAACTCTCATAATGTTGGCCTGGATACTAACAAAGATGCTACAAGGCACGATCAAGCTGAGGATGAAAGCAAGAAACATGGCAATGATGATGATGCTCACCCCTTTAGAAAGGAATCGGAATCCAGTTGGGTATGTTCTCGGGTCAAACAGATTGAAAACGGGAAAGAAGTTGCTTTGGATCCAGAGACTTCCTTACCTCCTGGAAATTTCTATACCTCACAGATACTGTGGAAGAAAATAGAAGCACTCCCCCCAGATAAAGTCTTCACTTTGTCTTTAGAACATTGTGATTCTTCAGAAAAAGAACTGGATTTCCGAGTTTTGGATGGCTCATATGGAATAACCAAGAGCTTAGAAAATGTTTACTCTGAACCCGAGGGACAAGAATGTGGACCTTCTATAAATCCTCTGCCCAAACCTCGTAGGACATTCAGATATTTGTCTGAATCCGGTGATATGCCatgtaaagaaagaaactgtgacagaaaatactgtgaaaataatTCTTGTGCAGAGTCTTCTTTGGCCTCTTCTCAGGAACCTGAACCAAAGAAATATGGCAGAAAAATCAGAGGGAGATCTAAAAg GAAATCCTTTGAGTTTGAGGATATTCAGCACTTTCGAAATCGGAACTCACAGAAGATTCATGAAGAACTTGGAAGAAATTCTGGCTCAGCACTTTATTACACACAGTCGGAGGACAATATCTATGAGGATATCATAT ATCCCACCAAAGAAAATCCATATGAAGATATTCCAGTGCAGCCTTTGCCCATGTGGAGATCCCCTTCGGCATGGAAGCTACCACCCCCTAAAAGTGCTTTCAGAGCACCAAAG CTTCCTCCCAAACCTCAGTTCCTCCACCGGAAGACTATGGAACTGAAAACCTCCCAAGCTTATTTACGGTCAAAGCTTACAAAGGATACCACTTTGCCTGTCACTTTAACTGAATGGAAGCTTTTCCGAGCTGGAGAAGTtgcaaacaggaaaaagaaaaatcttccaaGG CTTGTATTGAAAATCGCTGACATATTTGAATctaagagagggaaaaagagggtAAAGTTACACCCATATACTGGAAAAGAAGTACCTCCTTCAAAAG gcgAAACCAGTGGGAACGAAAGTGATGCCGAGTATCTGCCAAAGA ATCGCCACAAACGCTTAGCGCAATTGCAGCAGTCTTCCAAGAGGAACCCTCACTACCAGACCTTGGAGAGGGATCTCATTGAGTTACAGGAGCAGCAGCTCTTTGAACTTTTTGTGGTGGTGTCTCTACAGAAGAAACCATCAGAAATAAGCTACATTCCCCAGGTCATACAGCAGTTCCCTAGCAAG GGTGATCATGGCTTTAAGCAGTccaaagacacagaagagaggctcAAAGTCATTCCCAAATTTTGTTTTCCCGACTCAAAGGACTGGGTGCCAACCTCAGAACTCAAGAG tgaaacaTTCTCCTTTGTCTTAACTGGTGAAGATGGGAGCCGTTGGTTTGGTTACTGTAAGAAGCTCTTG ccagAAGGCAAAGGGAAGCGACTACCTGAGGTGTACTGCATGGTTAGTCGCCTCGGCTGCTTCAACCTTTTTTCCAAG ATTTTGGATGAggtagagaagagaagagaaatgtcTCCAGCCCTGGTTTACCCATTCATGCGAAGTGTCATGGAAGCTCCTTTCCCGGCTCCTGGACGCACCATCACAGTTAAGAGTTACCTCCCTGGTGCTGGTGATGGG TCAATTGAACTCTGCCGACCGCTGGATTCCCGATTGGAGCATGTTGACTTTGAATGTCTCTTTAAGTGCTTGAGTGTGTGCCATCTCATCCGGGTCTGTGCCTCCCTCCTGTTGGAACGGAGGGTAATCTTTGTTGCCAACAGCCTAAG CACCCTGTCAAAATGTGGCCATGCTGTAGTTGCCACACTATATCCATTCACCTGGCAGCATACCTACATTCCAGTCCTACCAGCATCTATGATTGACATTGTGTGCTCACCTACTCCATTCCTTATTGgaatcctgtcttgttccttaccGCAACTCCAGGACCTACCCATTGAAGAG GTGCTGATAGTTGATCTCTGTGCAGACAAGTTCTTACAGGAG GTATCTGATGAGGACGAAATTCTGCCTCCTAAACTCCAGGCTGCCCTGTTGCAGATTTTGGAAGAACGAAATGAAATCTTGGCTCAGGAGCAGAATTTTTCACAAG ATGTGACACTTAACTCGCTGGTATCTGAGGCATTTGTGAGGTTTTTTGTGGAGCTGGTGGGACATTATTCCTTGAGCATGACTGTCACGGAGCATGGGGAACGTGTATTCCAAAGGGAACCATTCCGTAAATCCCACACCTCCCGAAGTGTACGCCACTTCCTGGATCTCTTCATGGAAACGCAGATGTTTGCAGGCTTCATCCAGGACCGAGAGCTTCGGAAAACTGGGGTGAAAG GTTTGTTTGAGGTCCGGGCCCTCCAGTATTTGGAAACAATTCCAGAGTCTGAGCCCAGCGGGGTGAATAGAATTTTGCGGAGTCTTG GAAGTAAAATGAAATTCCTGCAGAAGAAATGA
- the DENND2C gene encoding DENN domain-containing protein 2C isoform X1: MHPTGNMDAGFSRSAVQTLSRSHCKNIKQKISQWEGRTNGISHAEKWQPKDFGVRYNNYHQEILLKKTPVAEGKSIKLDVTNSHNVGLDTNKDATRHDQAEDESKKHGNDDDAHPFRKESESSWVCSRVKQIENGKEVALDPETSLPPGNFYTSQILWKKIEALPPDKVFTLSLEHCDSSEKELDFRVLDGSYGITKSLENVYSEPEGQECGPSINPLPKPRRTFRYLSESGDMPCKERNCDRKYCENNSCAESSLASSQEPEPKKYGRKIRGRSKRKSFEFEDIQHFRNRNSQKIHEELGRNSGSALYYTQSEDNIYEDIIYPTKENPYEDIPVQPLPMWRSPSAWKLPPPKSAFRAPKLPPKPQFLHRKTMELKTSQAYLRSKLTKDTTLPVTLTEWKLFRAGEVANRKKKNLPRLVLKIADIFESKRGKKRVKLHPYTGKEVPPSKGETSGNESDAEYLPKNRHKRLAQLQQSSKRNPHYQTLERDLIELQEQQLFELFVVVSLQKKPSEISYIPQVIQQFPSKGDHGFKQSKDTEERLKVIPKFCFPDSKDWVPTSELKSETFSFVLTGEDGSRWFGYCKKLLPEGKGKRLPEVYCMVSRLGCFNLFSKILDEVEKRREMSPALVYPFMRSVMEAPFPAPGRTITVKSYLPGAGDGSIELCRPLDSRLEHVDFECLFKCLSVCHLIRVCASLLLERRVIFVANSLSTLSKCGHAVVATLYPFTWQHTYIPVLPASMIDIVCSPTPFLIGILSCSLPQLQDLPIEEVLIVDLCADKFLQEVSDEDEILPPKLQAALLQILEERNEILAQEQNFSQADVTLNSLVSEAFVRFFVELVGHYSLSMTVTEHGERVFQREPFRKSHTSRSVRHFLDLFMETQMFAGFIQDRELRKTGVKGLFEVRALQYLETIPESEPSGVNRILRSLGSKMKFLQKK; the protein is encoded by the exons ATGCACCCAACTGGGAACATGGATGCTGGTTTTTCTCGTTCTGCTGTTCAGACACTGTCAAGAAGCCACTGcaaaaacatcaaacaaaaaaTTTCTCAGTGGGAAGGAAGAACTAATGGTATATCTCATGCAGAGAAGTGGCAGCCAAAGGACTTTGGAGTGAGATACAATAACTATCATCAAGAGATTCTTCTTAAGAAAACTCCTGTTGCTGAAGGAAAGAGCATAAAGTTGGATGTAACCAACTCTCATAATGTTGGCCTGGATACTAACAAAGATGCTACAAGGCACGATCAAGCTGAGGATGAAAGCAAGAAACATGGCAATGATGATGATGCTCACCCCTTTAGAAAGGAATCGGAATCCAGTTGGGTATGTTCTCGGGTCAAACAGATTGAAAACGGGAAAGAAGTTGCTTTGGATCCAGAGACTTCCTTACCTCCTGGAAATTTCTATACCTCACAGATACTGTGGAAGAAAATAGAAGCACTCCCCCCAGATAAAGTCTTCACTTTGTCTTTAGAACATTGTGATTCTTCAGAAAAAGAACTGGATTTCCGAGTTTTGGATGGCTCATATGGAATAACCAAGAGCTTAGAAAATGTTTACTCTGAACCCGAGGGACAAGAATGTGGACCTTCTATAAATCCTCTGCCCAAACCTCGTAGGACATTCAGATATTTGTCTGAATCCGGTGATATGCCatgtaaagaaagaaactgtgacagaaaatactgtgaaaataatTCTTGTGCAGAGTCTTCTTTGGCCTCTTCTCAGGAACCTGAACCAAAGAAATATGGCAGAAAAATCAGAGGGAGATCTAAAAg GAAATCCTTTGAGTTTGAGGATATTCAGCACTTTCGAAATCGGAACTCACAGAAGATTCATGAAGAACTTGGAAGAAATTCTGGCTCAGCACTTTATTACACACAGTCGGAGGACAATATCTATGAGGATATCATAT ATCCCACCAAAGAAAATCCATATGAAGATATTCCAGTGCAGCCTTTGCCCATGTGGAGATCCCCTTCGGCATGGAAGCTACCACCCCCTAAAAGTGCTTTCAGAGCACCAAAG CTTCCTCCCAAACCTCAGTTCCTCCACCGGAAGACTATGGAACTGAAAACCTCCCAAGCTTATTTACGGTCAAAGCTTACAAAGGATACCACTTTGCCTGTCACTTTAACTGAATGGAAGCTTTTCCGAGCTGGAGAAGTtgcaaacaggaaaaagaaaaatcttccaaGG CTTGTATTGAAAATCGCTGACATATTTGAATctaagagagggaaaaagagggtAAAGTTACACCCATATACTGGAAAAGAAGTACCTCCTTCAAAAG gcgAAACCAGTGGGAACGAAAGTGATGCCGAGTATCTGCCAAAGA ATCGCCACAAACGCTTAGCGCAATTGCAGCAGTCTTCCAAGAGGAACCCTCACTACCAGACCTTGGAGAGGGATCTCATTGAGTTACAGGAGCAGCAGCTCTTTGAACTTTTTGTGGTGGTGTCTCTACAGAAGAAACCATCAGAAATAAGCTACATTCCCCAGGTCATACAGCAGTTCCCTAGCAAG GGTGATCATGGCTTTAAGCAGTccaaagacacagaagagaggctcAAAGTCATTCCCAAATTTTGTTTTCCCGACTCAAAGGACTGGGTGCCAACCTCAGAACTCAAGAG tgaaacaTTCTCCTTTGTCTTAACTGGTGAAGATGGGAGCCGTTGGTTTGGTTACTGTAAGAAGCTCTTG ccagAAGGCAAAGGGAAGCGACTACCTGAGGTGTACTGCATGGTTAGTCGCCTCGGCTGCTTCAACCTTTTTTCCAAG ATTTTGGATGAggtagagaagagaagagaaatgtcTCCAGCCCTGGTTTACCCATTCATGCGAAGTGTCATGGAAGCTCCTTTCCCGGCTCCTGGACGCACCATCACAGTTAAGAGTTACCTCCCTGGTGCTGGTGATGGG TCAATTGAACTCTGCCGACCGCTGGATTCCCGATTGGAGCATGTTGACTTTGAATGTCTCTTTAAGTGCTTGAGTGTGTGCCATCTCATCCGGGTCTGTGCCTCCCTCCTGTTGGAACGGAGGGTAATCTTTGTTGCCAACAGCCTAAG CACCCTGTCAAAATGTGGCCATGCTGTAGTTGCCACACTATATCCATTCACCTGGCAGCATACCTACATTCCAGTCCTACCAGCATCTATGATTGACATTGTGTGCTCACCTACTCCATTCCTTATTGgaatcctgtcttgttccttaccGCAACTCCAGGACCTACCCATTGAAGAG GTGCTGATAGTTGATCTCTGTGCAGACAAGTTCTTACAGGAG GTATCTGATGAGGACGAAATTCTGCCTCCTAAACTCCAGGCTGCCCTGTTGCAGATTTTGGAAGAACGAAATGAAATCTTGGCTCAGGAGCAGAATTTTTCACAAG caGATGTGACACTTAACTCGCTGGTATCTGAGGCATTTGTGAGGTTTTTTGTGGAGCTGGTGGGACATTATTCCTTGAGCATGACTGTCACGGAGCATGGGGAACGTGTATTCCAAAGGGAACCATTCCGTAAATCCCACACCTCCCGAAGTGTACGCCACTTCCTGGATCTCTTCATGGAAACGCAGATGTTTGCAGGCTTCATCCAGGACCGAGAGCTTCGGAAAACTGGGGTGAAAG GTTTGTTTGAGGTCCGGGCCCTCCAGTATTTGGAAACAATTCCAGAGTCTGAGCCCAGCGGGGTGAATAGAATTTTGCGGAGTCTTG GAAGTAAAATGAAATTCCTGCAGAAGAAATGA